Genomic DNA from Silene latifolia isolate original U9 population unplaced genomic scaffold, ASM4854445v1 scaffold_455, whole genome shotgun sequence:
GTACCTCTAATCTCCACAGTCCACAACAACCGCGGACACAACAAAGGCTAACTAAATCAATAAAGGAAGGGCAACAAGTCCGATTGTATCACAATAACCCAAGCAATTAGCACCCATATAACAGTAGAAATAGCAATAAACCCAAAATAGTAATAGAAATGATAACATCAGAAGTAGTAATAGCAATAATAACACTACAAATGGTTAAACTAATCGGTTAAAAAAATGGTTCAAATCAAAAGATAATTAGAAGCCATACCTTTGAAGAGAAAGCTGTACCGAGCTCCTAAACCCTAAACGGAAAACAATGaacaaatcaacaacaacaacaacaacacagtTCATAATGAGTAAATAACTTATATCTCCTAAACCCTAAACAAAGTACGAAAACAGATCTAACACAGGACCAACAATAACATCTGAATAATCTAACAATAATAACACTGAAATCAAATTGAAATTAAGATAAAAAATGGAATTAAGAGTAAATACCTAGGTTGTGAGATGAGAGATGAGGAGAGTTGTATTGATTGAGATTGAAAAAGGAGAGACGGATGTGAATGAGCGGCGGAAAGAATGGGAATAGATATGGCTGTAAGTGAAAGAGAAATGGAGGGAGGAGATCTAAAGGGGAGAATCCAACAGCTGAGAAGGAACTTGGTTGTTCACTATTCACTGCTACAGGTGCGAAGAGACCTTGACATGAAAGCCGCCCCTTCCCCCCAACACCACCGGCAGGCCTATGCCTCGTCACCACATATACACAAGATACCATCGCAGCAGCAGACATATAACGAAGATGGAATTAGTAAAATAAATTAGCATATCCGTTTCACTCTGTAAATGAGAAGCCCGGTTCAGAATTCCAACTAATACAATCAGTTTCACAAACCATATAAACTACCTATAATAAATTATGAGCATCAAGTTCATTTAAAAAACATAGATCAAAAGGAATGATACTAAAAAAAGTGAAAGGTAGTTTACAAGAACATAGTTTGGGTTTTGTATTCATACATTATTCAAGTCTAAATGGCCAGTTCTCTCTAACTTGTGCGGTTTATTACAATTGTAGTTGTAACAACCTGGTTGGGTCTTCAATTGTCGCTTTCTTGTTCTCAAAAAAACATTATGTGACAATTGATAAAAACATACTCTTCATTCATGTTAACTTGTCACATATAAATTTGAGAGATGCAGAAAGTAAGATCAGCAATCAAATAAAAAAGAAGATAAAAAAACACAACAAATGACCAATTAACCCATGAAAGATCAATGATCATCATGTTAATTAAGTACAAAAGACAGGACACCGCATCTTCCCTTATATACAACCAGAATAATCACAAAAGCCAAGAATGGATTTATGAAAAGAGACATCATTATGGATAGTAGATAAAATTTTACTCCATCATTtcaaggaatgaggtgattagggaaaaggtaaaagtggcgtcaatagaggacaagatgatggaaaatcgaCTAAAATGGTTtgaccatgtgagaaggagacctatggacacatcagttaggaggctggagagttggagaacagaaaaggtccctaggggtagagggagaccgagacagacatggttgagagtgatagagcacgatattagatttctggggcttgaggagagtatggtgacggagagggcacaatggagggaaatgatacatgtggatttttagtatttgctgttatttgacatatttagtgtttttatttaatttttaaatttatttatttgttattctcttctttattacacttttttaccaaccactttcttatgtgttttacttggtttacttttaaggtattccggatccttaacatctacttcggttttcaaaatcgttttaatctttattctcgatttaaatttgaagttttttataaaagaaatccggaattcgattttagaATCTATAAGTTTTCCTtgactttgtattatgtttcgctcttccttttgtttttcatttttcccttttctatttttttcgcattttgaggtgtgcgttcacccatagacggttctaaaggatgattcatgtcagccgaccccaaatcattttgg
This window encodes:
- the LOC141639583 gene encoding uncharacterized protein LOC141639583 isoform X1, which gives rise to MSAAAMVSCVYVVTRHRPAGGVGGKGRLSCQGLFAPVAVNSEQPSSFSAVGFSPLDLLPPFLFHLQPYLFPFFPPLIHIRLSFFNLNQYNSPHLSSHNLGFRSSVQLSLQSAFGAGYLFGSSITQVATMVVKEGKVESCMKSSHG
- the LOC141639583 gene encoding uncharacterized protein LOC141639583 isoform X2, with amino-acid sequence MSAAAMVSCVYVVTRHRPAGGVGGKGRLSCQGLFAPVAVNSEQPSSFSAVGFSPLDLLPPFLFHLQPYLFPFFPPLIHIRLSFFNLNQYNSPHLSSHNLGFRSSVQLSLQSAFGAGYLFGSSITQEHGVTLATLKTN
- the LOC141639583 gene encoding uncharacterized protein LOC141639583 isoform X3, producing the protein MSAAAMVSCVYVVTRHRPAGGVGGKGRLSCQGLFAPVAVNSEQPSSFSAVGFSPLDLLPPFLFHLQPYLFPFFPPLIHIRLSFFNLNQYNSPHLSSHNLGFRSSVQLSLQSAFGAGYLFGSSITQGFRV
- the LOC141639583 gene encoding uncharacterized protein LOC141639583 isoform X4 — protein: MSAAAMVSCVYVVTRHRPAGGVGGKGRLSCQGLFAPVAVNSEQPSSFSAVGFSPLDLLPPFLFHLQPYLFPFFPPLIHIRLSFFNLNQYNSPHLSSHNLGFRSSVQLSLQSAFGAGYLFGSSITQV